The Achromobacter deleyi genome has a window encoding:
- a CDS encoding branched-chain amino acid ABC transporter ATP-binding protein/permease, whose product MNKRIATRWLPLALYALLAAAALALAATVNGYYVFVLGNVALLALAGIGLNVLLGLTGQMSFGHAGFYAIGAYTVAILTGQAGWSFWLAWPAAALVCAAFGLLLAVPALRVKGPYLAMITIAFGFIVEHALIEGGSVTGGQNGLMGIAQPSLGGIGGDRGVAMLAIVAVFAALAGYALLSRGTWGAAMRAVKDSETASESIGINPLTVKAAAFMVSAAVVGLAGGLYAPQAGMITPHNFNFMQSILFVLAVTIGGAGSLMGPLLGAVVVGLLPEMLSSLEEYRLLFFGAFLLVVLWAAPEGAAGLLARWRRGADSHVLAPRRGAMPASGRPRRILRADALTMTFGGVRAVQAVSFTVPPAAVTALIGPNGAGKSTVINMLSGYYQPTSGAVALGDRALAALPAHRVARSGIARTYQTSQLFDTLSVEDNVALGMLRGRLGGLLASRRYLAADVRERARALLAFCGYEGALDVPAADLPHVDRRLVEIARALATDADILLMDEPAAGLSREDKTRLAGLLRRIAEAGAGVLLVEHDMTLVMGVSDHIVAIDAGRELAQGSVAEIQQSPAVRQAYLGDEAARRAPAARTRPAGGALPPEVLGVGNLTTGYGANPVLHGIDLQVRQGEMVALLGANGAGKSTLMRTLAGLHRPAQGGMHLQGQELHGLAADRIVARGLVLVPEGRQVFPGLSVLDNIRLGAFLHPQDRDERVEEMLTRFPRLRERLHQRAGLLSGGEQQMLAIARGLMSKPVILLLDEPSLGLAPKIIDELFEALDRLRAESMTILLVDQMAALALSLADRAYVLESGRVAAHGTAAEIAQDGALARAYLGA is encoded by the coding sequence ATGAACAAGCGAATTGCAACGCGCTGGCTGCCCCTGGCGCTCTACGCCCTGCTGGCCGCCGCCGCTTTGGCGCTGGCCGCCACGGTCAACGGCTATTACGTGTTCGTGCTGGGCAACGTAGCGCTGCTGGCGCTGGCCGGCATCGGACTGAACGTGCTGCTGGGCCTGACCGGCCAGATGTCGTTCGGCCACGCAGGCTTTTATGCCATCGGCGCCTACACGGTGGCGATCCTCACCGGCCAGGCCGGCTGGAGCTTCTGGCTGGCCTGGCCGGCCGCCGCGCTGGTTTGCGCCGCCTTCGGCCTGCTGCTGGCCGTGCCGGCCTTGCGGGTGAAGGGTCCGTACCTGGCGATGATCACCATCGCCTTCGGCTTCATCGTCGAGCACGCGCTGATCGAAGGCGGATCGGTCACGGGCGGACAGAACGGCCTGATGGGCATCGCGCAGCCCTCGCTCGGCGGCATCGGTGGCGATCGCGGCGTGGCCATGCTGGCCATCGTAGCCGTGTTCGCCGCGCTGGCAGGCTACGCCCTGCTGTCGCGCGGCACCTGGGGCGCCGCCATGCGCGCGGTCAAGGACAGCGAGACGGCCAGCGAATCCATCGGCATCAACCCGCTGACGGTCAAGGCCGCGGCATTCATGGTGTCGGCCGCCGTGGTCGGCCTGGCGGGCGGGCTCTACGCCCCGCAGGCCGGCATGATCACCCCCCACAACTTCAACTTCATGCAGTCCATCCTGTTCGTGCTGGCCGTGACGATCGGCGGCGCCGGTTCGCTCATGGGTCCCTTGCTTGGCGCGGTGGTGGTGGGCCTGCTGCCGGAGATGCTGTCCAGCCTGGAGGAGTACCGGCTGCTGTTCTTCGGCGCCTTCCTGCTGGTGGTGCTGTGGGCCGCGCCCGAGGGCGCTGCGGGACTGCTGGCGCGCTGGCGGCGCGGCGCGGACAGCCACGTGCTTGCCCCCCGCCGCGGCGCCATGCCCGCCAGCGGCCGGCCGCGCCGGATATTGCGGGCGGATGCGCTGACCATGACGTTCGGCGGCGTGCGCGCGGTGCAGGCGGTGTCTTTCACCGTGCCGCCCGCCGCCGTGACCGCCCTGATCGGACCCAACGGCGCGGGCAAGTCCACCGTCATCAATATGCTTAGCGGCTACTACCAGCCGACCAGCGGCGCCGTGGCGCTGGGCGACCGGGCGCTGGCCGCGCTGCCGGCCCATCGGGTGGCGCGCAGCGGCATCGCCCGCACCTATCAGACCTCGCAGCTGTTCGACACCCTGAGCGTCGAAGACAACGTCGCGCTGGGCATGCTGCGCGGCCGCCTGGGCGGCCTGCTGGCCTCGCGCCGCTACCTCGCCGCCGACGTGCGCGAACGTGCACGGGCCCTGCTGGCATTCTGCGGCTACGAAGGCGCGCTCGACGTGCCCGCGGCCGACCTGCCCCATGTGGACCGGCGGCTGGTGGAGATAGCGCGCGCGCTCGCCACCGACGCCGACATCCTGTTGATGGACGAACCCGCGGCCGGCCTCTCGCGCGAAGACAAGACGCGTCTGGCGGGGCTGCTGCGGCGCATCGCCGAGGCCGGCGCGGGCGTCCTGCTGGTGGAGCACGACATGACGCTGGTGATGGGCGTGTCCGACCACATCGTCGCGATCGACGCCGGCCGTGAACTGGCGCAGGGCAGTGTGGCCGAGATCCAGCAATCCCCGGCCGTGCGCCAGGCCTATCTGGGCGATGAGGCGGCCCGCCGCGCCCCCGCCGCCCGGACCCGGCCAGCGGGCGGGGCCTTGCCGCCCGAAGTGCTGGGCGTGGGCAATCTCACCACCGGCTATGGCGCCAACCCGGTGCTGCACGGCATCGACCTGCAGGTCAGACAGGGCGAAATGGTGGCGCTCTTGGGCGCCAACGGCGCGGGCAAGTCGACGCTGATGCGCACGCTGGCCGGGCTGCACCGGCCCGCCCAGGGCGGCATGCATCTGCAGGGGCAGGAACTGCACGGCCTGGCCGCCGACCGCATCGTGGCGCGCGGCCTGGTGCTGGTGCCCGAAGGCCGCCAGGTATTTCCGGGCTTGAGCGTGCTGGACAACATCCGCCTGGGCGCATTCCTGCATCCGCAGGACCGCGACGAACGGGTGGAGGAAATGCTCACGCGTTTCCCGCGGCTGCGTGAACGCCTGCACCAGCGCGCCGGCCTGTTGTCCGGCGGCGAGCAGCAGATGCTGGCGATTGCGCGCGGGCTGATGTCCAAGCCCGTCATCCTGCTGCTGGATGAGCCGTCGCTGGGCCTGGCTCCGAAGATCATCGACGAGTTGTTCGAGGCCCTGGACCGGCTGCGCGCGGAATCCATGACCATCCTGCTGGTGGACCAGATGGCGGCGCTGGCGCTGTCCCTGGCCGACCGCGCCTATGTGCTGGAATCGGGCCGCGTCGCCGCGCACGGCACCGCGGCCGAAATCGCGCAGGATGGGGCCCTGGCCCGTGCGTACCTGGGCGCATAG
- a CDS encoding branched-chain amino acid ABC transporter permease — protein MLLMSAIVSGLGLGSMYGLMALGFYLTYAVSGTVNFAQGSSMMLGAVLTYTFAQTLGWPLVAALPLALALCALYGLAVERLAVRPFASRGSNAWLMSTVALGIVLDNVVMFTFGKEPRSLPSPLAQAPLEIGGLALGIYPLQLLIPLVGLALAAALHALSRRTRWGVALLAVVQNPGAARLMGIPVRRAIMAAFAVSTLFAGVAGALVAPLFNVQADMGTLFGLKAYVVAILGGITSAWGVMIAGLLFGVVEALITVALGSGYTQIISFTLVIVMLAVLPNGLFGRADVRKV, from the coding sequence ATGTTGTTGATGTCCGCCATCGTCAGCGGCCTGGGTCTGGGAAGCATGTACGGGCTGATGGCCCTGGGCTTTTACCTGACCTACGCCGTATCGGGCACGGTGAATTTCGCCCAGGGCAGTTCCATGATGCTGGGCGCCGTGCTGACCTACACGTTCGCCCAAACGCTGGGCTGGCCGCTGGTGGCCGCCCTGCCGCTGGCGCTGGCGCTATGCGCGCTCTACGGCCTGGCGGTCGAGCGGCTGGCGGTACGGCCCTTCGCCAGCCGCGGCTCCAATGCCTGGCTCATGTCCACGGTGGCGCTGGGGATCGTGCTGGACAACGTGGTGATGTTCACCTTTGGCAAGGAGCCGCGCAGCCTGCCTTCGCCGCTGGCGCAAGCGCCGCTGGAGATCGGCGGGCTGGCCCTGGGCATCTACCCGCTGCAATTGCTGATCCCGCTGGTCGGCCTGGCGCTGGCCGCCGCGCTGCATGCGCTGTCGCGCCGCACCCGCTGGGGCGTGGCGCTGCTGGCGGTGGTGCAGAACCCGGGCGCGGCGCGGCTGATGGGCATCCCCGTGCGCCGCGCCATCATGGCCGCCTTCGCCGTATCGACGCTGTTTGCCGGCGTGGCCGGCGCGCTGGTCGCGCCGCTGTTCAACGTGCAGGCCGACATGGGCACCCTCTTCGGTCTCAAGGCCTACGTGGTCGCCATCCTGGGCGGCATCACCAGCGCCTGGGGCGTGATGATCGCGGGCCTGCTGTTCGGCGTGGTCGAAGCGCTGATCACCGTGGCCCTGGGCTCCGGCTACACCCAGATCATCAGCTTCACGCTGGTGATCGTCATGTTGGCCGTGCTCCCCAATGGCCTGTTCGGGCGCGCCGATGTGAGGAAGGTCTGA
- a CDS encoding ABC transporter substrate-binding protein: protein MTPTRRSFMLRATAAALFAAGLAAQPALAADPIKIGLITALSGESARAGEALTRGMTVAIDEINARGGLLGGRQVVLVRRDDEGNPAKGMAAARELIYKEKVAVLFGGLDTPVSMAIVPIVNQEKVPFMGPWAAGTAITQNNGNPNFVFRVSAMDEIVDSAMVQYAQKTFQSAKPGMILVNNPWGESNEKGLNAALAAAKVAPAGVEKFQPNDLDIVPQLSRLKAAGADTLFLVGNVGPSAQVVKSLDRMGWKVPIVSHWGPAGGRFTELAGPNAKNVHFVQTYSFFGKQGPVGDKVMQALKTKYSDIKGPQDITPAVGVANAYDGMQLAALAIAQAGSTDGDAVRQGFYKIGKYEGLIKTYEQPFTPASHDALREDDYVWTQFIDNRILPVKGGQ, encoded by the coding sequence ATGACCCCGACCCGTCGTTCCTTCATGCTCCGCGCAACCGCCGCCGCCCTCTTCGCCGCGGGCCTCGCCGCCCAACCGGCGCTGGCCGCGGACCCCATCAAGATCGGCCTGATCACTGCGCTGTCCGGAGAATCCGCGCGCGCCGGCGAGGCGCTGACGCGCGGCATGACCGTGGCCATCGATGAGATCAATGCCCGCGGCGGCCTGCTGGGCGGCCGCCAGGTCGTGCTGGTGCGGCGCGACGACGAGGGCAATCCCGCCAAGGGGATGGCCGCGGCGCGCGAGCTGATCTACAAGGAAAAGGTGGCGGTGCTGTTCGGCGGCCTGGACACGCCGGTCTCGATGGCCATCGTGCCGATCGTGAACCAGGAAAAAGTGCCCTTCATGGGTCCGTGGGCGGCCGGCACGGCCATCACGCAGAACAATGGCAATCCCAACTTCGTGTTCCGCGTTTCCGCCATGGACGAAATCGTCGACAGCGCGATGGTGCAGTACGCGCAAAAGACCTTCCAGAGCGCCAAGCCCGGCATGATCCTGGTGAACAACCCCTGGGGCGAATCCAATGAAAAAGGCCTGAACGCCGCGCTGGCGGCCGCCAAGGTCGCGCCCGCCGGGGTCGAGAAATTCCAACCCAATGACCTGGACATCGTGCCCCAGCTGAGCCGCCTGAAGGCCGCGGGCGCCGACACGCTGTTCCTGGTCGGCAACGTGGGCCCGTCGGCCCAGGTCGTGAAATCGCTGGACCGCATGGGCTGGAAGGTGCCTATCGTGTCGCACTGGGGTCCCGCCGGCGGCCGCTTCACGGAGCTGGCCGGCCCCAACGCCAAGAACGTGCACTTCGTGCAAACCTACAGCTTCTTCGGCAAGCAGGGACCGGTGGGCGACAAGGTCATGCAGGCGCTCAAGACCAAGTACTCCGACATCAAGGGCCCGCAGGACATCACGCCCGCCGTGGGCGTGGCCAATGCCTACGACGGCATGCAGCTGGCCGCGCTGGCCATCGCGCAGGCGGGCTCCACCGACGGTGACGCGGTGCGCCAGGGCTTCTACAAGATCGGCAAGTACGAGGGCCTGATCAAGACCTACGAACAGCCTTTCACGCCGGCCTCGCACGACGCGCTGCGCGAGGACGACTACGTGTGGACGCAGTTCATCGACAACCGCATCCTGCCCGTCAAGGGCGGGCAGTAA
- a CDS encoding polysaccharide deacetylase family protein: MNPSSLQSTKPGRDDGSAWTPPPLACHGRFPYQPIAGRADYTWPNGARLAVYLGFNIEHFAFGEGLGAELGPASPHPDVLNYAWREYGNRVGAWRCLELFDELRLPAGVLINTALYEHCPELVDACLARGDELIGHGYSNAHRQGGLPEAEERALLGHCRDRILRHAGSGPAGWLSPWISESRATPDLLAEAGYRYTLNWCHDDQPMRMRTRAGDLWAIPYPQELNDIPMIMGRKMDARDFADMILDQFEEMRAQAVRQPLVMGIALHPYIVGQPYRLRHLRRALAPLAAARDRGEIWFTTPGEICRHVDSLPPGVIA; the protein is encoded by the coding sequence ATGAATCCATCCTCGCTTCAAAGCACTAAACCGGGGCGCGACGACGGGTCCGCCTGGACTCCGCCTCCCCTGGCCTGCCATGGCCGCTTTCCGTACCAGCCGATAGCCGGGCGGGCGGACTACACCTGGCCCAATGGCGCCCGCCTGGCGGTGTACCTGGGCTTCAATATCGAGCACTTCGCATTCGGGGAAGGATTGGGCGCGGAACTGGGTCCGGCGTCGCCGCACCCTGACGTGCTCAATTACGCCTGGCGCGAATACGGCAACCGGGTGGGCGCGTGGCGCTGCCTGGAATTGTTCGACGAGTTGCGCCTGCCGGCCGGCGTGCTGATCAACACCGCGCTGTACGAGCACTGCCCGGAGCTGGTGGATGCCTGCCTGGCGCGCGGCGACGAACTGATCGGGCACGGCTACAGCAATGCGCACCGGCAGGGCGGCCTGCCCGAGGCCGAGGAAAGGGCGCTGCTCGGGCATTGCCGCGACCGCATCCTGCGGCACGCCGGCAGCGGGCCCGCCGGCTGGCTGTCACCCTGGATCTCGGAGAGCCGCGCCACCCCCGACCTGCTGGCCGAGGCGGGCTACCGCTATACGTTGAACTGGTGCCACGACGACCAGCCCATGCGCATGCGCACCCGCGCGGGCGACCTGTGGGCGATTCCGTATCCGCAGGAGCTCAACGACATTCCCATGATCATGGGCCGCAAGATGGACGCGCGCGATTTTGCCGATATGATTCTTGACCAGTTCGAGGAAATGCGCGCGCAGGCGGTCCGCCAGCCGCTGGTCATGGGCATCGCGCTGCATCCCTATATTGTCGGCCAGCCCTATCGCCTGCGGCATCTGCGTCGCGCCCTTGCGCCGCTGGCCGCCGCGCGCGACCGTGGCGAGATCTGGTTCACCACGCCTGGCGAAATCTGCCGGCATGTGGACAGCCTGCCGCCCGGCGTCATCGCCTAG
- a CDS encoding GntR family transcriptional regulator: MPTRSPAKPRSPRTARPKTAAETAPGLQQAAVMPDADLERRICEAVYESVMSQRLTPGTKLPEAAICDLFGVSRSVARKALQRLAHEHVVDLHHNRGAVVAEPTPEDTRQIFQARRALEAALVPLAAARATKADYASLRKQLRDEHALLHRAGQPAWARQASAFHVRLGELSGNAILHGYLAELVSRCSLIVALYEPPGNAACEHGEHVLIVDMMERGDVAEAVRINDNHLADLERRISLERPQPAQTLAQMLGLA, from the coding sequence ATGCCCACCCGTAGCCCCGCCAAACCCCGCAGCCCCCGGACCGCCCGGCCGAAGACCGCGGCCGAAACCGCGCCTGGCTTGCAGCAAGCCGCCGTTATGCCCGACGCCGACCTGGAGCGCCGCATCTGCGAAGCGGTGTATGAAAGCGTGATGAGCCAGCGCCTTACTCCCGGCACCAAACTGCCCGAGGCGGCGATCTGCGACCTGTTCGGCGTGTCGCGGTCGGTGGCGCGCAAGGCCTTGCAGCGCCTGGCGCACGAGCACGTGGTGGACCTGCACCACAACCGCGGCGCCGTGGTGGCCGAGCCCACGCCCGAAGACACGCGCCAGATATTCCAGGCGCGCCGCGCCCTGGAGGCGGCCCTGGTGCCGCTGGCGGCGGCCCGCGCCACCAAGGCCGACTACGCATCGCTGCGCAAGCAGTTGCGGGACGAGCACGCGCTGCTGCACCGGGCCGGCCAGCCCGCCTGGGCGCGGCAGGCCAGCGCATTCCACGTCCGGCTGGGCGAGCTCTCGGGCAACGCCATTCTTCATGGCTATCTGGCGGAACTGGTGTCGCGCTGCTCGCTCATCGTGGCGCTGTACGAGCCGCCCGGCAACGCGGCCTGCGAACACGGCGAACACGTGCTGATCGTCGATATGATGGAACGCGGAGACGTGGCCGAAGCCGTCAGGATCAATGACAACCACCTTGCGGACCTGGAACGGCGCATCAGCCTGGAACGCCCGCAACCCGCTCAAACCCTTGCCCAGATGCTGGGACTGGCCTGA
- a CDS encoding flavin reductase family protein, with amino-acid sequence MEIDFDAITEYQRYKLMASLIVPRPIALITTLSETGVVNAAPFSMFNMLGEDPPIVMVSINRLEDGGLKDTAVNIARDQEFVVHLTDEAMAEKMHRCGDRLPSDVSELAHAGLDAAPSHRVAPPRIVQAPVAFECTLFETMETASRQIFIGQVRWLHARDGLIDTETWRVRLQDYFPVGRFGASFYVTTRDRYAIGADSAPAGAAASTSIDEI; translated from the coding sequence ATGGAAATCGATTTCGACGCTATTACCGAGTATCAGCGCTACAAGCTGATGGCCAGCCTGATCGTGCCCCGGCCGATCGCGCTGATCACCACCCTGTCCGAGACCGGCGTGGTCAACGCCGCGCCGTTCAGCATGTTCAACATGCTGGGCGAGGACCCGCCCATCGTGATGGTCAGCATCAACCGCCTGGAAGACGGCGGACTCAAGGACACGGCGGTCAACATCGCGCGCGACCAGGAATTCGTGGTGCACCTGACCGACGAGGCCATGGCGGAAAAGATGCACCGCTGCGGCGACCGGCTGCCGTCGGATGTCAGTGAGCTGGCGCACGCGGGCCTGGACGCCGCGCCCAGCCATCGCGTGGCGCCGCCGCGCATCGTGCAGGCGCCCGTCGCGTTCGAATGCACGCTGTTCGAAACCATGGAGACCGCCAGCCGGCAGATCTTCATCGGACAGGTGCGCTGGCTGCACGCGCGCGACGGCCTGATCGACACGGAAACCTGGCGGGTGCGCCTGCAGGACTACTTTCCGGTGGGCCGCTTCGGGGCCAGCTTCTATGTCACGACGCGCGACCGCTACGCCATCGGCGCGGACAGCGCGCCGGCGGGCGCCGCCGCCAGCACATCCATCGACGAAATCTGA
- a CDS encoding LysR family transcriptional regulator: MDALSDLAFFSLVVKHGNLSATARELGLTPPAVSTRLAKLEQRLGVRLLNRTTRRVSVTQEGELYLAEGGRILADLEALERSVSSARAQPQGLLRLNATFGFGRAHIVPAVSDFCRQYPEVEVQMRLTDRPLNLIEEGFDVAVRFGDLPDARLTARKIASNRRLLCASPRYLDTYGEPRTPGELQRHRCIVVRENDVAYGTWRLEAGARAETVKVRGPVSSNDGQSALEWALDGHGIVMRSEWETAAYLRAGRLREVLPDWRTPPADIHALYPERLNLPAKTLAFVDFLSRRFARHVRAPGADGTVW; the protein is encoded by the coding sequence ATGGACGCGCTTTCCGATCTCGCCTTCTTTTCACTGGTGGTCAAGCACGGCAACCTGTCGGCCACCGCGCGCGAGCTGGGGCTGACGCCGCCGGCCGTCAGCACGCGGCTGGCCAAGCTGGAACAGCGCCTGGGCGTGCGACTGCTGAACCGCACGACCCGCCGGGTCAGCGTCACGCAGGAAGGCGAGCTGTATCTGGCCGAAGGCGGCCGCATCCTGGCGGACCTGGAAGCGCTGGAGCGATCGGTTTCCAGCGCGCGCGCGCAGCCGCAGGGGCTGCTGAGGCTGAACGCGACGTTCGGATTCGGACGCGCCCATATCGTGCCGGCGGTATCGGACTTCTGCCGCCAGTACCCCGAGGTGGAAGTGCAGATGCGGCTGACCGACAGGCCGCTGAACCTGATCGAGGAAGGCTTCGACGTGGCGGTGCGGTTTGGCGACCTTCCGGACGCGCGCCTGACCGCGCGCAAGATCGCATCCAACCGGCGCCTGCTGTGCGCCTCGCCGCGCTACCTGGATACTTATGGAGAGCCGCGCACTCCCGGCGAACTGCAGCGCCACCGCTGCATCGTCGTGCGCGAGAACGACGTGGCCTACGGCACCTGGCGGCTGGAAGCGGGCGCGCGCGCGGAAACCGTGAAGGTGCGCGGCCCGGTGAGCTCCAACGACGGGCAGAGCGCGCTGGAGTGGGCGCTGGACGGCCACGGCATCGTCATGCGGTCCGAATGGGAGACCGCCGCGTACCTGCGCGCGGGCCGGCTGCGCGAGGTGCTGCCCGACTGGCGCACCCCGCCCGCCGACATCCACGCGCTGTATCCGGAACGGCTGAACCTGCCGGCCAAGACGCTGGCCTTCGTGGATTTCCTGTCGCGGCGCTTCGCCCGCCATGTACGGGCGCCAGGCGCGGACGGCACGGTCTGGTAA
- a CDS encoding tripartite tricarboxylate transporter substrate binding protein, translating into MKINKAAGALCAAIAASCWAHPAAANAFPERAVTLVVPFAPGGSVDIAARLISDAWGRALGQSVIVENRAGASGNIGMAAVARAEPNGYTLAINTMSLAINPALFKTMPFDTAKDLRSVGTVGTSQHVLTVTNALPVASVGDLLAYVRARPANELSFGSAGTGSTFHMAAELFKSVSKTQILHVPYKGGGPAMVDTISGQVQMSFPVLSAAKPQVDGKKLRALGVTGTTRSPLLPDVPTIAESGLPGYEFNTWFVISAPAGTPQPVIDTLNAKLGEALRSPELTQRMQKEGFDPLVSAPDKTDAMVAAEMTRWSGIVKDAGIEAN; encoded by the coding sequence ATGAAGATCAACAAAGCGGCCGGCGCATTGTGCGCGGCCATTGCCGCATCCTGTTGGGCCCATCCCGCGGCCGCCAACGCCTTTCCCGAACGCGCGGTGACGCTGGTCGTGCCGTTCGCGCCCGGCGGCAGCGTGGACATCGCCGCGCGCCTGATCTCCGACGCCTGGGGCCGGGCGCTGGGCCAGAGCGTGATCGTCGAGAACCGTGCCGGCGCCTCCGGCAACATCGGCATGGCGGCCGTGGCGCGCGCCGAGCCCAACGGCTATACGCTGGCCATCAACACCATGTCGCTGGCCATCAACCCGGCGCTCTTCAAGACCATGCCGTTCGATACGGCGAAAGACCTGCGTTCGGTGGGCACCGTGGGCACTTCCCAGCACGTGCTGACCGTGACCAATGCGCTGCCCGTGGCCTCCGTGGGAGACCTGCTGGCTTACGTGCGCGCCCGCCCCGCCAATGAGCTGAGCTTCGGTTCCGCCGGCACGGGCAGCACCTTCCACATGGCTGCGGAACTATTCAAGTCCGTGTCGAAGACGCAGATCCTGCACGTGCCGTACAAGGGCGGCGGTCCCGCCATGGTCGACACCATCAGCGGCCAGGTGCAGATGAGCTTTCCGGTGCTTTCCGCCGCCAAGCCGCAAGTCGACGGCAAGAAGCTCCGTGCGCTGGGCGTAACCGGCACGACGCGGTCGCCATTGCTGCCGGACGTGCCCACCATCGCCGAGTCGGGTTTGCCAGGCTATGAATTCAATACCTGGTTCGTCATCAGCGCGCCCGCCGGCACGCCGCAACCGGTGATAGACACGCTGAACGCCAAGCTGGGCGAAGCGCTGCGTTCACCCGAATTGACGCAACGCATGCAGAAGGAAGGTTTCGATCCCCTGGTCTCCGCGCCGGACAAGACCGACGCCATGGTGGCCGCCGAGATGACGCGGTGGTCCGGCATCGTCAAGGACGCGGGAATCGAGGCCAACTAG
- the leuC gene encoding 3-isopropylmalate dehydratase large subunit: MPGMTLYDKLVASHEVARIDDEHILLYVDLHIMNEYTSPQAFSGLAARGRPVLRPGQQMAVVDHIIPTHPVPAALRVIADDASSRQALNLKRNCDAARIALFDTTDPLQGIEHVIAPEHGMILPGMVVLCGDSHTTTYGALGALGFGIGTSEVEHILATQTLVYRVARNMRIRVDGVLPAGVSAKDLVIYIVHRIGAQGARGHAVEFCGGAIDALSAEARMTLCNMTVEAGARAALIAPDAVTDAYVAAHAPQLHGEALRQAREYWATLRTDEDAGFDIEHAFDAAGIAPFVTWGTSPDQALPVDGTVPDPRAEPDALARLALEKAMDYIGLAAGTPIAGLPVDRVFIGSCTNGRIEDLRVVAELARGRKVAAGVRAMVVPGSGAVRAQAEAEGLAAVLIDAGFEWRQPGCSMCLAMNDDVLRPGERCASTTNRNFEGRQGRAGRTHLMSPAMAAAAALAGRIVDVREWGDAK; this comes from the coding sequence ATGCCCGGCATGACGCTATACGACAAATTGGTGGCCAGCCATGAGGTGGCCCGGATCGACGACGAGCACATCCTGCTTTACGTCGACCTGCACATCATGAACGAATACACCAGCCCGCAGGCCTTCAGCGGCCTGGCCGCGCGCGGCCGCCCGGTGCTGCGTCCCGGGCAGCAGATGGCGGTGGTGGACCACATCATTCCCACGCATCCGGTGCCGGCGGCGTTGCGCGTGATCGCCGACGACGCGTCGTCGCGGCAGGCGCTCAACCTGAAGCGCAATTGCGATGCCGCGCGCATCGCGCTGTTCGACACCACCGATCCGCTGCAGGGCATCGAACACGTCATCGCGCCGGAGCACGGCATGATCCTGCCGGGCATGGTGGTGCTGTGCGGCGACAGCCACACGACCACCTATGGGGCGCTGGGCGCACTGGGTTTCGGCATCGGGACGTCCGAGGTCGAACACATCCTGGCCACGCAAACGCTGGTCTACCGGGTGGCGCGCAACATGCGGATCCGCGTCGACGGCGTGTTGCCGGCCGGCGTGTCGGCCAAGGATCTGGTCATCTACATCGTGCATCGCATCGGCGCGCAAGGCGCGCGCGGGCATGCCGTGGAATTCTGCGGCGGGGCGATCGACGCGCTGTCCGCCGAGGCGCGCATGACCTTGTGCAACATGACGGTCGAGGCGGGCGCGCGCGCCGCGCTGATCGCGCCGGACGCCGTCACCGATGCCTATGTCGCCGCGCATGCGCCGCAGCTGCATGGCGAGGCGCTGCGACAGGCCCGCGAGTACTGGGCCACGCTGCGCACGGACGAGGACGCCGGGTTCGATATCGAGCATGCGTTCGACGCGGCCGGGATCGCGCCGTTCGTGACCTGGGGCACCAGCCCGGACCAGGCGCTGCCGGTCGACGGCACGGTTCCGGACCCGCGGGCCGAGCCCGATGCACTGGCCCGGCTGGCGCTGGAAAAGGCCATGGACTATATCGGCCTGGCCGCCGGCACGCCGATCGCCGGCCTGCCGGTCGACCGCGTGTTCATCGGTTCCTGCACCAATGGCCGCATCGAGGACCTGCGCGTGGTGGCGGAGCTGGCGCGCGGCAGGAAGGTCGCGGCCGGCGTGCGCGCGATGGTGGTGCCGGGTTCGGGCGCGGTGCGCGCGCAGGCCGAAGCGGAAGGGTTGGCGGCGGTGTTGATCGATGCGGGGTTCGAATGGCGCCAGCCCGGCTGTTCGATGTGCCTGGCCATGAACGACGACGTGCTCCGTCCCGGCGAGCGTTGCGCGTCCACCACCAACCGCAATTTTGAAGGACGCCAGGGGCGGGCAGGGCGCACGCACCTGATGAGCCCGGCAATGGCGGCCGCCGCCGCGCTGGCGGGCCGCATCGTGGACGTGCGCGAATGGGGAGATGCCAAATGA